In Flavobacteriales bacterium, the genomic stretch ATTGAATGTCTCTTCCATAAAGAGATACGGTTCTGAATTCCCCTCAGTCAACTCCCTCACAAACGTGGTCTTCCTGGCGATCTGATTTTCTTTCTTCATTGTGTGGCTGCAACTCATGAAAAGATAAAAAACAATAAAGGCATGATATAAAAACCTTGTCTTTTTCATTACGGAGGAGGCGCCGGTAAGCCGAGCAGTATCCTGACCTCTTCCATAAAGGTAAGATAATGCGGTTCAAGTCCGCCACTAATATCCGGGGTTGCCTGAACGATCAGTTCCATCAGTTTCTTGACCTGATCCATGGACCCCAATCCAAAGAAAGCTGCATCCACTTCCACGGAACTGCCTGGTCCTGCAGTCCAGCTGTTGGTAACACCTTTGGTAATGGTGACCGGACTCCTGAATACCGTACGCATGGTGCGGTAGCGGTGGAATACGGCTGCCAGTTTCACCTGATCGGCTTCCGTGGATGGAAGGGCAGGCGGCATGGTCAATCCGAAATGGGGAGCTGCTTTGGTCATCATATTGCGATAGAATCCGGCCGGCCAGGCAGCGGCTCCGCCGGTTCTGTGGCTGTGAAGACGTTCATACAATGTATCCAGTTGCAGATAGGTGCTTGTCAGGTACATTTCCAACCATGCTGTAGCCTTCTTTGCCTGTTGTTCTTCAACGGCATTCATTCCGTTGAGTGTATCCGGCGTGGTGGGCCCCACATTGGGTGTTTGTCCGTCCAGGGTTTGCAGGAACAGTTTGTACGAGTCAGGGTTTTGAATTGAATCTGCGGGTGACAAGAAACTGATCAGGCGGTGGTGTGCATAGGCAGTATCGCTTCCGCTGATGGATGGTGTGCCGTGTACCGCTTCATGGACCGTGGTCCCTGATCTTTCAGCCAGGGTATCGGGGAAGAAGTTCGGGCACAGGGTGAGCATGGCGGCAGCGCCGGTACCCACGTTGCTTGCCACACTGCCGCTGCATTGATTCACACATTGGTGATTCGCCGGATCAAGATACTGGGTGATCTGTGCACTGATATCTTTCAATTTCTTTTCCACTTCGGTGGCCTTAGCATCTGTGTTACTGCCAAAGAAACTCAGAAGGGCTGCATCCGTTGCTGCGGTTCGGGCCGCAACGGACAGTTTGGCGCGGGCATCCGTAATCAGGCGTTGTGCTTCGGTTTCCGCATCCGTCCATTTTGTCGGATAGTCTGCACCGCCGGCCAGCGGATCGGTACAAGGAACCACGGCCACCGCGGGTGGCGTAGAAGAGCTACCTCCGGGAAGGATGATCTCTACCGACCGCATGCGTTGGTACTCGATGTTACCGGCACCGGCGGCCACATCTACAACCGGCGTAGCAGTTCCTGTATAACCTACATTGTTCAGTTCATCTCTGACTGCCTTTAACCGCGCGTTGATGATGATGGTATTGGCGGCATCTGATCCTTCTTCACTGGACGTACCCTTGATCGTAATATTCGTGGCGGATCCTGCGAATGCCGCCAGCTTGGGAAGTTCTGTCGGAGGAATGGTACTTGATCCCCTTTCAAAAAAGATACGCCGGGAATTACCTGATGCGCCGGGTGGCAGTCCATCCACATCAAAGTCTGCCTTCTGGATCATTTTCCTTTGCAATCCTTTTTGCTGGATGGTATGTGTGAGTTCGTGGGCCAGCAGGTGTTTTCCCTGATTGGACGATGGGCTGTACTGGCCCTGATTGAAATAGATATCCGTTCCGACGGTGAATGCCCTTGCACCGAGTTGCTGGCTCATATCCGCCGCCTGTTGGTCATTATGGATACGGACCTGACTGAAGTCGGCGCCCATCTTACTACCCATTTCCCCCTGCGTTGCGCGATCCATTGACTGACCGCTACCTTTGGAGGATGCTATTTTATCAGTCACTGCGGGTGATGCGGTATGCGAACCATCAGGTGATCTTTGAATGGCAGTTGGAGATTTACTTGTTCCGGGTAACGATTCTTTTTGCTGCATCAATTCCTCATCCTCCCCTTTTCTCTGCACTTGCATCTGCATGCCCTCATCTTCACATTCCGCGCATTTCATTTGCATCATCTCTTCCTCATCTTCGATGGGCTGACGCTGCATCATCTTGTCTTCCGCCTCACATTCCGCACACTTCATCTGCATCATTTCATCTTCCTCCATCGGCTTCATCTGCATAGACTCTTCCTCGTCCATCGCCTCCCGTTGGATACCGGGATTTGCCGGTGCGGCATGAACGGGAGCGGATGGCATGCTCAGTACACGATCTGCCATGGCATCTGCTTCGCGCTCGTACTTATCGCCGGGACTACCTATTTTAAGTTTGGCCTGGAAGGTGCGTTGGTGAGAAGAATGCTCACTGGACACCGACGATATTTTATCAGATGCGCCCATGGTCTTTATTGTTCAAAGCGTGATGATATCAGTTCACCCGTTGATGCCGATATGACAAAATGGGGACCACCTCCGACCATACCGGGGTCCTTAAGTTCATAATCTACATGCCAGTTACCGTCCTTCAAAGTTGTTTCAATCTCATACGGGGTAAGGTCATGATAAACCTGAGACGCCCATTGCCGGGCCAATGCCATCGCTTCTTCTCTTGTTATGCTATCCTGATCGGTGGTCATGGTTTCATTCATATTGGTTTCTTCCTGAGGAGAAGGTACATCATTCTCCGGGGTGTTACAAGCCAAAGTTGTTGCCAGCGGTATGATATATATCAACCCGTTATTCACACCTCATCTCTGTCGTTGCTGTTAGGTCTGGCCTGGGGCGCAAGTCCGCCTGCGGCTCCCGGTAGTCCGCGATTTCCAGCCAGGTGGGCACGGGTTGATCCGGTGGCATGGAATGAGGTGTTAGCCACTGCCGGGAAAGCGCCGATCATCAATAACGGAATGCCATTTCTTGTAGACCAGGCTGTATCTGCACCGCTAAAGAATGGTGCTCCCCAACAGGCGCCCACGTTGGGATGCGTGTGAAAACCTCCTACAACAATGGAGTTGGCGACCGCTGCCGGTGCGTTCAATGGCAACATGGCTTGTCCACCTGCAGCCACGCGTCTGGTTGTTATGTCACCTGTGATCAGGTTCATATAAATAAAGCCACCTTCTTCGTGGGCTGCGGGTGCTGCGGCACCTGGTATTGGAGCGCAG encodes the following:
- a CDS encoding DUF4157 domain-containing protein yields the protein MGASDKISSVSSEHSSHQRTFQAKLKIGSPGDKYEREADAMADRVLSMPSAPVHAAPANPGIQREAMDEEESMQMKPMEEDEMMQMKCAECEAEDKMMQRQPIEDEEEMMQMKCAECEDEGMQMQVQRKGEDEELMQQKESLPGTSKSPTAIQRSPDGSHTASPAVTDKIASSKGSGQSMDRATQGEMGSKMGADFSQVRIHNDQQAADMSQQLGARAFTVGTDIYFNQGQYSPSSNQGKHLLAHELTHTIQQKGLQRKMIQKADFDVDGLPPGASGNSRRIFFERGSSTIPPTELPKLAAFAGSATNITIKGTSSEEGSDAANTIIINARLKAVRDELNNVGYTGTATPVVDVAAGAGNIEYQRMRSVEIILPGGSSSTPPAVAVVPCTDPLAGGADYPTKWTDAETEAQRLITDARAKLSVAARTAATDAALLSFFGSNTDAKATEVEKKLKDISAQITQYLDPANHQCVNQCSGSVASNVGTGAAAMLTLCPNFFPDTLAERSGTTVHEAVHGTPSISGSDTAYAHHRLISFLSPADSIQNPDSYKLFLQTLDGQTPNVGPTTPDTLNGMNAVEEQQAKKATAWLEMYLTSTYLQLDTLYERLHSHRTGGAAAWPAGFYRNMMTKAAPHFGLTMPPALPSTEADQVKLAAVFHRYRTMRTVFRSPVTITKGVTNSWTAGPGSSVEVDAAFFGLGSMDQVKKLMELIVQATPDISGGLEPHYLTFMEEVRILLGLPAPPP